A portion of the Deltaproteobacteria bacterium genome contains these proteins:
- a CDS encoding HD-GYP domain-containing protein yields MYVTAMDSDDDSVAPARSRNLLIRSQADIDALEAQGLVHIYVESVIDEESLDMAVLVGEEEEPAVMEDALAAAEPARSEPEIIDTAPFEEEIETARTIREEAVGLVREFMEEARSGRAIDTYKVQLTVEDMVDSIFRNHAALTSLARLKSFDEYTFVHSVNVAILAISVGRYADLSRYEIFELGMGAILHDIGKTRLPERLLNKPTILNDEEFREMKRHPELGVELLEASKDITETALDVANHHHERHNGSGYPGNLRGDDIHPFTRIVSVADVYDAMTSKRVYQRRYTPHETLRTMFRNRGKHFDPETVDTLVRCLGIFPIGSLVTLNTGEIAMVKSFDRREMLRPRVIILYDMDWKPLLSRREVDLRKRDDLRITGFVDPGQFGFNVDDIL; encoded by the coding sequence ATGTACGTGACCGCCATGGACAGCGACGACGACTCCGTCGCGCCGGCGCGCAGCCGCAACCTCCTCATACGCAGCCAGGCCGACATCGACGCCCTGGAGGCCCAGGGGCTGGTCCACATATACGTCGAGTCCGTCATAGACGAAGAGAGCCTCGACATGGCGGTCCTCGTCGGCGAGGAAGAAGAGCCGGCGGTCATGGAAGACGCCCTGGCCGCCGCCGAGCCCGCCCGCAGCGAACCAGAGATCATCGACACGGCGCCCTTCGAGGAGGAGATAGAGACGGCCCGCACCATAAGGGAAGAGGCCGTGGGCCTGGTGAGGGAGTTCATGGAGGAGGCCAGGTCGGGGCGGGCCATAGACACCTACAAGGTGCAGCTCACCGTGGAGGACATGGTGGACAGCATCTTCCGCAACCACGCGGCGCTGACGAGCCTTGCAAGGCTGAAGAGCTTCGACGAGTACACCTTCGTCCACTCGGTGAACGTGGCCATCCTCGCCATATCGGTGGGCCGGTACGCCGACCTCTCCCGCTACGAGATATTCGAGCTCGGCATGGGGGCGATCCTCCACGACATCGGCAAGACACGGCTTCCCGAAAGGCTGCTCAACAAGCCGACCATACTGAACGACGAAGAATTCAGGGAGATGAAGCGCCACCCCGAGCTCGGCGTCGAGCTGCTCGAGGCGTCCAAGGACATAACCGAGACGGCCCTCGACGTGGCCAACCACCATCACGAGCGCCACAACGGCAGCGGCTACCCCGGAAACCTCAGGGGCGACGACATCCACCCCTTCACCCGCATCGTCTCGGTGGCCGACGTCTACGACGCCATGACGAGCAAGCGTGTCTACCAGCGGCGCTACACCCCCCACGAAACCCTGCGCACCATGTTCAGAAACAGGGGCAAACACTTCGATCCCGAGACGGTGGACACGCTGGTGCGGTGCCTGGGCATCTTCCCCATAGGCAGCCTCGTGACGCTCAACACCGGCGAGATAGCCATGGTGAAGTCCTTCGACCGCCGCGAGATGCTGCGGCCCCGCGTCATCATACTCTACGACATGGACTGGAAGCCGCTTCTGAGCCGCCGCGAGGTGGACCTTCGCAAAAGAGACGACCTGCGCATAACGGGGTTCGTCGATCCTGGCCAGTTCGGCTTCAACGTGGACGACATCCTCTGA
- a CDS encoding carbohydrate ABC transporter permease: MRGALSRSAFAALALALAALSLFPFVWFLLTSLKSAGEVTAIPPSIVPDFSLRSYVSVFGSRDLGAYLANSVVVAASTTALSMTAAVLAGYAFARTSMKGRRLLFALVLAVSMFPQISIAGPVWRILRWAGWLNTYQGLVVPYVSLTLPLAVWLMAAFFRDFPRELERAALMDGCTRLGALVRVVLPLSAPGVFTASILVFIYAWNEFFFALLIMTDPAMQTLPVGIALFPGEFTMPWGEIAAASVVATLPLVAVVLAFQRRIIRGLTAGSVKG, encoded by the coding sequence GTGAGGGGCGCGCTATCGAGATCGGCCTTCGCCGCCCTTGCGCTCGCGCTTGCGGCGCTGAGCCTCTTTCCCTTCGTATGGTTCCTTCTGACCTCGCTCAAGAGCGCGGGCGAGGTGACGGCCATACCGCCCTCCATCGTGCCCGACTTCTCGCTCCGCTCCTACGTGTCGGTCTTCGGCTCGCGGGACCTCGGCGCCTATCTGGCGAACAGCGTCGTGGTGGCCGCATCGACGACGGCTCTCTCAATGACCGCGGCCGTCCTTGCGGGCTACGCCTTCGCGCGCACCTCCATGAAGGGGCGGCGCCTGCTCTTCGCTCTCGTGCTCGCCGTCTCCATGTTCCCCCAGATATCGATAGCCGGACCGGTATGGCGCATCCTGCGGTGGGCGGGATGGCTCAACACCTACCAGGGGCTCGTCGTTCCCTACGTCTCGCTCACGCTGCCCCTTGCCGTGTGGCTCATGGCGGCCTTTTTCCGCGATTTTCCCCGGGAGCTCGAGCGGGCGGCGCTCATGGACGGCTGTACGCGCCTGGGGGCGCTCGTGCGGGTCGTGCTGCCGCTCTCGGCGCCGGGCGTCTTCACGGCCTCCATACTCGTCTTCATCTACGCATGGAACGAGTTCTTCTTCGCGCTGCTCATCATGACCGACCCGGCCATGCAGACCCTGCCCGTGGGCATCGCGCTCTTTCCCGGCGAGTTCACCATGCCCTGGGGCGAGATAGCTGCGGCCTCGGTGGTGGCCACGCTGCCGCTCGTCGCCGTGGTGCTGGCCTTCCAGCGCAGGATTATAAGGGGACTCACGGCCGGCTCGGTGAAGGGTTGA
- a CDS encoding sugar ABC transporter permease produces MLAVFALYPALETVRLSLHRMVLTMPWLGEDFVGLENYVLLWRDGAMWSSLAVTLIFVAVTTAVELGAGLVTALVMNESFRWRGIFRAAVLVPWALPTVVASQMWRLLFNDRYGFVNYVLYGPSTELYRAWLADPASALAAVMIADIWKTSSFAALIILAGLQAIDDDLYRAAALDGAGPWRRFRLITLPLLRPALLVALLFRTIDAFRVFDLVFVMTQGGPADSTSVLQFYGYKQLFAYGDMGYGSAVSTFIFVVILLVSLFYVRFVAPAALSGERRP; encoded by the coding sequence ATGCTCGCCGTCTTCGCCCTCTATCCGGCGCTCGAAACGGTCCGGCTGAGTCTGCACAGGATGGTGCTCACCATGCCGTGGCTCGGCGAGGACTTCGTGGGGCTTGAAAACTACGTCCTTTTGTGGCGTGACGGCGCCATGTGGTCTTCGCTGGCCGTGACGCTTATCTTCGTCGCCGTCACCACGGCCGTCGAGCTTGGGGCGGGGCTCGTCACGGCGCTGGTGATGAACGAGTCCTTCCGCTGGCGCGGCATATTCCGGGCCGCCGTGCTCGTGCCGTGGGCCCTGCCCACGGTGGTGGCCTCCCAGATGTGGCGCCTGCTCTTCAACGACCGCTACGGCTTCGTGAACTACGTCCTCTACGGTCCCTCCACCGAGCTCTACCGGGCCTGGCTCGCCGACCCGGCGAGCGCCCTTGCGGCCGTCATGATAGCCGACATATGGAAGACCTCGTCCTTTGCGGCCCTCATAATCCTTGCGGGGCTTCAGGCCATCGACGACGACCTCTACAGGGCCGCGGCGCTCGACGGTGCCGGACCGTGGCGGCGCTTCAGGCTCATAACGCTTCCGCTGCTGCGCCCGGCGCTCCTCGTGGCGCTGCTCTTCCGCACCATCGACGCCTTCCGGGTCTTCGACCTCGTCTTCGTCATGACCCAGGGAGGGCCGGCCGACTCGACGAGCGTGCTCCAGTTCTACGGCTACAAGCAGCTCTTCGCCTACGGGGACATGGGCTACGGCTCGGCCGTGTCGACCTTCATATTCGTGGTCATACTGCTCGTCTCGCTCTTCTACGTGCGGTTCGTCGCCCCGGCGGCGCTCTCCGGGGAGCGCCGCCCGTGA